In Streptococcus oralis, a single window of DNA contains:
- a CDS encoding methionine ABC transporter permease yields MESLIQTYLPNVYKMGWAGQAGWGTAIYLTLYMTVLSFIIGGFLGLVAGLFLVLTAPGGVLENKVIFWILDKITSIFRAVPFIILLAIMSPLSHLIVKTSIGPNAALVPLSFAVFAFFARQVQVVLAELDGGVIEAAQASGATFWDIVGVYLSEGLPDLIRVTTVTLISLVGETAMAGAVGAGGIGNVAIAYGFNRYNHDVTILATIIIILIIFTIQFLGDFLTKKLSHK; encoded by the coding sequence ATGGAATCATTGATTCAAACTTATCTACCAAATGTCTATAAGATGGGCTGGGCTGGTCAGGCAGGCTGGGGAACAGCCATCTACCTAACTCTTTATATGACAGTTCTTTCTTTCATCATCGGAGGGTTCTTGGGGTTGGTAGCAGGTCTTTTCCTCGTCTTGACAGCGCCAGGCGGTGTCTTGGAAAATAAGGTTATCTTCTGGATTTTAGACAAGATTACCTCTATTTTCCGCGCGGTACCATTTATCATCCTCTTGGCAATCATGTCGCCACTTTCTCACTTGATCGTTAAGACTAGTATCGGGCCAAATGCAGCCCTTGTCCCCCTTTCTTTTGCGGTCTTTGCCTTCTTTGCCCGTCAGGTGCAGGTTGTCTTGGCTGAGCTGGATGGCGGTGTCATTGAGGCAGCTCAAGCGAGCGGAGCGACCTTCTGGGATATCGTGGGTGTTTACCTATCAGAAGGTCTTCCAGATTTGATTCGTGTGACGACAGTGACCTTGATTTCCCTTGTTGGGGAAACAGCCATGGCGGGAGCAGTTGGTGCTGGTGGTATTGGTAACGTAGCCATTGCCTATGGATTCAACCGTTACAATCACGATGTGACTATCTTGGCAACCATTATTATCATTTTGATTATCTTTACAATCCAGTTCTTGGGAGATTTCTTGACCAAGAAACTAAGTCATAAATAA
- a CDS encoding MetQ/NlpA family ABC transporter substrate-binding protein — translation MKIKKWLGVAALATVAGLTLAACGNSEKKADNETVVKIATVNRSGSEEARWDKIQELVEKDGIKLEFTEFTDYSQPNKATADGEVDLNAFQHYNFLNNWNKENGKDLVAIADTYISPIRLYSGKNGEENKYTKVEEIPDNGEIAVPNDATNESRALYLLQSAGLIKLDVSGTALATVANITENPKNLKITELDASQTARSLSSVDAAVVNNTFVTEAKLDYKKALFKEQADENSKQWYNIIVAKKDWESSPKADAIKKIIAAYHTDEVKKVIEETSDGLDQPVW, via the coding sequence ATGAAAATTAAAAAATGGCTCGGTGTAGCAGCTCTTGCTACAGTCGCAGGTTTGACTCTTGCAGCTTGCGGAAATTCAGAAAAGAAAGCAGACAACGAAACAGTTGTCAAAATTGCAACAGTTAACCGTAGCGGTTCTGAAGAAGCACGTTGGGATAAAATCCAAGAATTGGTTGAAAAAGATGGAATTAAATTGGAATTCACAGAGTTCACAGACTATTCACAACCAAACAAGGCAACTGCTGATGGCGAGGTAGACTTGAACGCCTTCCAACACTACAACTTCTTGAACAACTGGAACAAAGAAAACGGGAAAGACCTTGTAGCGATTGCAGATACATATATCTCACCAATCCGCCTTTACTCAGGTAAAAATGGGGAAGAAAACAAGTACACTAAAGTGGAAGAAATCCCAGATAACGGTGAAATCGCCGTACCAAACGATGCAACAAACGAAAGCCGTGCGCTTTACTTGCTTCAATCAGCTGGTTTGATCAAATTGGATGTTTCTGGAACTGCACTTGCAACAGTTGCTAACATCACAGAAAATCCAAAGAACTTGAAGATTACTGAATTGGACGCTAGCCAAACAGCTCGTTCATTGTCATCAGTTGATGCTGCCGTTGTAAACAATACCTTCGTTACAGAAGCAAAATTGGACTACAAGAAAGCACTCTTCAAAGAACAAGCTGATGAAAACTCAAAACAATGGTACAACATCATTGTTGCGAAAAAAGATTGGGAATCATCACCTAAGGCTGATGCCATCAAGAAAATTATCGCAGCTTACCACACTGATGAAGTGAAAAAAGTTATCGAAGAAACATCAGACGGTTTGGACCAACCAGTTTGGTAA
- the dltD gene encoding D-alanyl-lipoteichoic acid biosynthesis protein DltD has product MIKLKAFLLSLVLVIATLALLNVTYVKKIDDYYKVKDNSIRYSTSYEKYKSRDILTSNITPNTLVLMGSSELVATINEDYHPNKIFNYNDFNIMQIGTSYSQNIIQASTLASIEGSMSKRKVAIVESVQWFEKDGTHQDAFLNKASQEHIFHMLDNDKISKETKEKLINRIIEITKGNKQQNDIYKKYKSYFIDGKGTIVDKKILEFENAMYSFKLKQTFYQKHAKSDYPSLGDKTPDYDWQKMTDQFVEEVKKKTDNNDYAVDNNYYNTYLKDRYASLKDSNKDLSYLESPEYSDMELFLTVAKELGIEVEVIIFPVNGKWNDYTGVSREMREKTYKKIEDVAKSHGATVLNYGNREYDDYFLFDVMHVGVKGWMEVEKELYKFANQAN; this is encoded by the coding sequence ATGATTAAATTAAAAGCATTTTTACTATCGCTTGTGCTCGTAATTGCGACGCTTGCCCTTTTAAATGTGACGTATGTCAAGAAGATTGATGATTATTATAAAGTCAAGGATAACAGTATTCGTTACAGCACTTCATATGAAAAGTATAAAAGTAGAGATATTCTAACAAGCAATATCACCCCCAATACACTGGTTCTAATGGGTTCCTCAGAGTTGGTTGCAACGATAAATGAAGACTATCATCCAAATAAAATTTTTAACTACAACGATTTTAATATCATGCAGATTGGGACTAGTTATTCTCAAAACATCATTCAGGCCTCTACTTTAGCTTCTATTGAAGGATCTATGAGTAAGCGAAAAGTAGCTATAGTAGAGTCTGTTCAGTGGTTTGAAAAAGATGGGACCCATCAAGATGCCTTTTTGAACAAGGCTTCTCAGGAACATATTTTCCACATGCTAGATAATGACAAGATTAGTAAAGAAACGAAAGAAAAACTAATCAATCGCATTATCGAGATTACCAAGGGGAACAAGCAACAAAATGACATCTACAAAAAATACAAAAGTTATTTCATAGATGGAAAAGGAACCATTGTTGATAAAAAAATATTAGAGTTTGAGAACGCGATGTATTCCTTTAAGCTCAAACAGACTTTTTATCAAAAACATGCCAAATCAGATTATCCTTCGCTAGGAGACAAAACCCCAGACTATGATTGGCAGAAGATGACGGATCAGTTTGTGGAAGAGGTCAAAAAGAAAACAGACAATAATGACTATGCTGTTGATAATAACTACTACAATACTTACTTAAAAGATCGCTATGCATCGCTGAAAGATTCTAATAAAGATTTGAGCTATCTAGAATCACCAGAGTATTCTGATATGGAACTTTTCTTGACAGTTGCCAAAGAATTGGGAATTGAAGTTGAGGTTATTATTTTCCCAGTAAACGGGAAATGGAACGACTACACAGGAGTCTCAAGAGAGATGCGAGAAAAAACTTATAAAAAAATAGAAGATGTTGCAAAAAGCCATGGTGCAACCGTATTAAACTATGGAAACAGAGAGTATGATGATTACTTTTTATTTGACGTGATGCACGTTGGAGTGAAAGGATGGATGGAAGTTGAAAAAGAACTTTACAAATTTGCAAACCAAGCTAACTAA
- a CDS encoding AzlC family ABC transporter permease: protein MKEKGFWEGVQAAMPTALGYVSIGLACGIIGAPYVTPVEMGLMSLFVYAGSAQFAMLALIAVQAPVAAIAMTVFLINLRLFLLSLHASTYFRHTSLWQNIGMSSLLTDETYGVLMGELAHTDKVHPMWMHGNNLNSYVAWFIGTVAGTALGGLLPNPEVFGLDFALVGMFIGIFTSQFQIMQRRVPVRNLLLILAVVAVSFFLLLTVVSQSLAVLFATLLGCTMGVVLDGQ, encoded by the coding sequence ATGAAAGAAAAAGGATTTTGGGAAGGTGTACAGGCGGCCATGCCGACTGCCCTTGGCTATGTCAGCATTGGACTGGCTTGTGGGATTATTGGAGCGCCCTATGTGACACCTGTTGAGATGGGCTTGATGAGCCTCTTTGTTTATGCTGGGAGCGCCCAGTTTGCCATGTTGGCACTGATTGCGGTACAAGCGCCTGTGGCAGCTATTGCTATGACGGTCTTTTTGATCAACTTGCGACTCTTTTTGCTGAGCTTGCATGCATCGACCTATTTCCGTCATACTAGTCTCTGGCAAAATATTGGCATGTCCAGTCTCCTGACAGATGAGACCTACGGGGTTTTGATGGGAGAATTAGCCCATACAGACAAGGTCCATCCTATGTGGATGCACGGGAACAATCTCAATAGTTATGTAGCCTGGTTTATTGGGACAGTTGCGGGGACAGCTTTAGGTGGGCTTCTTCCAAATCCTGAAGTCTTTGGCTTGGACTTTGCCCTTGTTGGGATGTTTATCGGGATTTTTACTTCGCAATTTCAGATTATGCAAAGACGGGTTCCTGTACGGAATCTGCTGCTGATCCTAGCCGTTGTTGCGGTGTCCTTCTTTTTGCTCTTGACAGTGGTGTCTCAGTCGCTAGCTGTTCTGTTTGCGACCTTGCTAGGTTGTACTATGGGGGTGGTCTTAGATGGTCAGTAA
- a CDS encoding M20 family metallopeptidase: MVFPSEQEQIEKFEKDHVAQHYFEVLRTLISKKSVFAQQVGLKEVANYLGEIFKRVGAEVEIDETYTAPFVMAHFKSSRPDAKTLIFYNHYDTVPADGDQVWTEAPFTLSVRNGFMYGRGVDDDKGHITARLSALRKYMQHHDDLPVNISFIMEGAEESASMDLDKYLEKHADKLRGADLLVWEQGTKNALEQLEISGGNKGIVTFDAKVKSADVDIHSSYGGVVESASWYLIQALSSLRAADGRILVEGLYEDVQEPNERELALVDAYAQRNPEEISRIYGLELPLLQEDRVAFLKRFFFEPALNIEGIQSGYQGQGVKTILPAEASAKLEVRLVPGLEPHDVLEKIRKQLDKNGFDKVELYYTLGEMSYRSDMSAPAILNVIELAKKFYPQGVSVLPTTAGTGPMHTVFDALEVPMVAFGLGNANSRDHGGDENVRIADYYTHIELVEELIRSYE; the protein is encoded by the coding sequence ATGGTTTTTCCTAGCGAACAAGAGCAGATTGAAAAATTTGAAAAGGATCATGTGGCCCAACATTATTTTGAAGTCTTGCGCACCTTGATTTCCAAGAAATCAGTCTTTGCCCAGCAGGTTGGACTCAAGGAAGTCGCAAACTATCTGGGTGAGATTTTCAAGCGTGTGGGGGCTGAAGTGGAGATTGATGAGACTTATACGGCTCCCTTTGTCATGGCGCATTTCAAGAGTTCGCGTCCGGATGCCAAGACCTTGATCTTCTATAATCACTATGACACCGTGCCAGCGGATGGCGACCAGGTGTGGACAGAGGCTCCTTTTACCCTTTCTGTGCGAAATGGCTTTATGTATGGACGTGGGGTTGACGATGACAAGGGCCACATCACGGCTCGTTTGAGTGCTCTGAGAAAGTACATGCAGCACCATGATGATCTGCCTGTCAATATCAGCTTTATCATGGAAGGGGCAGAGGAGTCTGCTTCCATGGATCTAGATAAGTATTTAGAGAAACACGCAGACAAACTCCGTGGGGCAGATTTGTTAGTTTGGGAACAAGGGACCAAAAATGCCTTGGAGCAGTTAGAAATTTCTGGTGGAAACAAGGGAATTGTGACCTTTGATGCCAAGGTAAAAAGTGCTGATGTGGATATCCACTCGAGTTATGGTGGTGTTGTGGAGTCGGCGTCGTGGTACCTTATCCAGGCCTTAAGTAGCCTGCGAGCTGCTGATGGACGTATCTTGGTAGAAGGCTTGTATGAGGATGTTCAAGAGCCAAATGAACGAGAACTAGCCTTGGTAGATGCCTACGCCCAACGCAATCCTGAGGAAATCAGTCGCATTTATGGTTTGGAATTGCCTCTCTTACAAGAGGATCGTGTAGCCTTTCTAAAACGTTTCTTTTTCGAGCCAGCCCTTAATATCGAAGGGATTCAGTCAGGTTATCAAGGGCAAGGGGTTAAAACGATTTTGCCAGCAGAAGCCAGTGCCAAGTTAGAAGTTCGTTTGGTTCCTGGCCTAGAACCGCATGATGTTCTGGAAAAAATTCGGAAACAGCTAGACAAAAATGGCTTTGATAAGGTAGAATTATACTATACCTTGGGAGAGATGAGCTATCGAAGCGATATGAGCGCACCAGCCATTCTCAATGTGATCGAGTTGGCCAAGAAATTCTATCCACAGGGCGTTTCAGTCTTGCCGACCACAGCGGGGACAGGGCCTATGCATACGGTCTTTGATGCCCTAGAGGTACCAATGGTGGCCTTCGGTCTAGGAAATGCCAATAGCCGAGACCATGGTGGAGATGAAAACGTGCGAATCGCCGATTACTACACCCATATTGAATTAGTAGAGGAGCTGATTAGAAGCTATGAGTAG
- a CDS encoding AzlD domain-containing protein, translating to MVSKYLLLAVIFSGLVTWIPRMIPFILIKYKGLPAIVERFLKFLPVSIIFALILSSVVTGKVGSLPQIKWLDFLAVFPTAWVAFRYRNLVGTVLFGVVLIAVLRLVF from the coding sequence ATGGTCAGTAAGTATCTTTTGTTAGCTGTTATCTTTTCAGGCCTAGTGACTTGGATTCCCCGCATGATTCCCTTCATCTTGATCAAGTATAAGGGCTTGCCTGCTATCGTTGAGCGGTTTTTGAAGTTCTTGCCTGTTTCCATTATTTTTGCCTTGATCCTTTCAAGCGTAGTGACTGGCAAGGTTGGGAGCCTTCCTCAGATCAAATGGCTGGACTTTTTAGCAGTCTTTCCAACGGCTTGGGTAGCCTTTCGCTACCGCAATCTAGTGGGGACAGTTCTTTTTGGGGTAGTCTTGATTGCAGTCTTGCGTCTGGTCTTTTAG
- a CDS encoding YesL family protein — protein sequence MGKFLEFVFNRIFLGMIATAYFWLLTLAGGVIFGLAPASATLMSLYAEHGYTYRAYHLKEAWELYKSNFVKSNLAFYSFVFVDLVLVYGLYLLVQLPHQTIFHLLATFLNVLVVALVFLAYTVSLKLQVYFDLSYQNTLKLSLIGIFMSLPAIAKVLLGSALLVGVGYYMPALLFFVGIGMWHFFISDMLEPIYESIHEKLATK from the coding sequence ATGGGAAAATTTCTAGAATTCGTCTTTAATCGTATCTTTTTGGGAATGATTGCGACGGCTTATTTCTGGCTATTAACACTAGCAGGAGGAGTGATCTTTGGTTTGGCCCCAGCTAGTGCTACCCTGATGAGTTTGTATGCGGAGCATGGGTATACTTATCGAGCCTACCATTTGAAAGAAGCTTGGGAACTATATAAGAGTAACTTTGTCAAGAGCAATCTGGCTTTCTATAGTTTTGTGTTTGTGGATCTTGTCCTAGTTTATGGTTTATACCTTCTAGTTCAATTGCCCCACCAGACGATTTTCCACCTCTTGGCGACCTTTCTCAATGTCCTTGTAGTCGCTCTTGTCTTTCTAGCCTATACTGTTTCCTTGAAACTGCAGGTGTACTTTGATTTATCCTACCAAAACACCTTAAAACTGTCCCTTATCGGGATTTTTATGAGCTTACCTGCGATTGCCAAGGTTTTACTCGGGTCCGCTCTCCTTGTAGGAGTTGGTTATTATATGCCTGCCTTGCTCTTTTTTGTAGGAATTGGAATGTGGCATTTCTTTATCAGTGATATGTTGGAACCTATTTATGAAAGTATCCATGAAAAATTGGCGACAAAATAG
- a CDS encoding amino acid ABC transporter substrate-binding protein, which produces MKKIVKYSSLAALGLVAAGVLAACSGGDKKDTATSEAASGKKEIIVATNASPKPFNYEENGELTGYEIEVVRAIFKDSDKYDVKFEKTEWSGVFAGLDSDRYQMAVNNISYTKERAEKYLYAAPTAKNPNVLVVKKDDDSIKSLDDIGGKSTEVVQGTTSAKQLEDYNKQHADNPTVLNYTKADFQQIMSRLSDGQFDYKIFDKIGVETVIKNQGLDNLKVIELPSDQQPYVYPLLAKGQDELKSFVDKRIQELYKDGTLEKLSKQFFGDTYLPAEADIK; this is translated from the coding sequence ATGAAAAAAATCGTCAAATATTCATCTCTTGCTGCTCTAGGACTTGTTGCCGCAGGTGTACTAGCAGCTTGCTCAGGCGGAGATAAGAAAGATACTGCAACTAGCGAAGCAGCATCTGGTAAGAAAGAAATTATCGTTGCAACCAATGCTTCACCAAAACCATTTAACTACGAAGAAAATGGCGAGTTGACTGGTTATGAGATTGAAGTAGTCCGTGCTATCTTTAAAGACTCTGACAAATACGATGTCAAGTTTGAAAAGACAGAGTGGTCAGGTGTCTTTGCAGGTCTTGATAGCGACCGTTATCAAATGGCTGTGAACAATATCAGCTATACCAAAGAACGTGCTGAAAAGTACCTTTATGCAGCTCCAACTGCTAAAAACCCTAACGTTCTTGTAGTGAAGAAAGACGACGACAGCATCAAATCACTTGATGATATCGGAGGCAAGTCTACTGAGGTTGTTCAAGGTACAACATCAGCTAAACAGCTAGAAGATTATAACAAACAACACGCAGATAATCCAACTGTTCTTAACTACACTAAAGCGGACTTCCAACAAATCATGTCTCGTTTGAGCGATGGTCAGTTTGACTACAAGATTTTTGATAAAATCGGTGTTGAAACAGTTATCAAGAACCAAGGTTTGGACAACTTGAAAGTCATTGAACTTCCAAGCGACCAACAACCTTACGTTTACCCACTTCTTGCTAAAGGTCAAGATGAGTTGAAATCATTTGTAGACAAACGTATCCAAGAACTCTACAAAGACGGAACTCTTGAAAAATTGTCTAAACAGTTCTTCGGGGACACTTACCTCCCAGCAGAAGCTGATATCAAATAG
- the dltB gene encoding D-alanyl-lipoteichoic acid biosynthesis protein DltB encodes MNYFEGNEFFLLLFVVLLIGFVVNFFEKRKDYYILALSLLFAGAIYGKSRAMIVYLLVFIVYQYFLVFLAQRIEAKWLKSLVFLSILPLVINKVFALTSLHLLAFIGISYMSFKTIQIMLEISDGLIKEKISAKDYLQFLLFFPTVSAGPIDRSRRFLKEMNEVMPRKEYLELAGDGVYRIVLGLLYKIVLSTYVYQMLLALNNTDIVVYSIKYMYLYTLYLFFDFAGYSLMAVGSSNILGIQTPMNFNKPFLSVDIKDFWTRWHITLSTWLRDFVFSRVLMQVIRKKWFKNRLHNATYAYMVNMLVMGFWHGLSVSYIVYGFYHGVLMAGFEVYQKKSNFYKKNKNKNWYKLLSWFVTMNLVMIGFFIFSGEPYKILLTTLKR; translated from the coding sequence ATGAATTATTTTGAGGGGAATGAGTTTTTCCTTCTCTTATTTGTAGTTTTACTGATTGGTTTTGTGGTAAACTTTTTTGAAAAACGTAAGGACTACTATATTTTGGCGCTCTCCCTCTTATTTGCAGGAGCTATCTATGGTAAGAGTCGAGCGATGATTGTCTATTTGCTCGTCTTTATTGTTTACCAGTATTTTCTGGTTTTTCTAGCACAGCGGATAGAGGCAAAGTGGCTGAAATCACTGGTTTTCCTTTCCATTCTTCCTTTGGTAATCAATAAAGTCTTTGCCCTGACTTCTCTGCATTTGTTGGCCTTTATTGGAATTTCTTACATGTCCTTTAAGACCATTCAGATCATGCTAGAGATATCGGATGGCTTAATCAAAGAAAAAATCAGTGCAAAAGATTATCTACAGTTTTTGCTCTTTTTCCCAACAGTTAGTGCTGGTCCAATTGATCGGAGTAGGAGATTTTTAAAAGAGATGAACGAGGTCATGCCACGAAAAGAGTATCTAGAATTAGCAGGGGACGGTGTGTATCGTATCGTTCTAGGCCTCCTTTACAAGATTGTTTTATCAACCTATGTTTACCAGATGTTACTCGCTCTAAATAATACGGACATAGTCGTTTATTCAATCAAGTATATGTACCTCTATACCTTGTATCTGTTCTTTGACTTTGCCGGCTACAGTCTAATGGCCGTTGGAAGTAGTAACATTCTAGGTATTCAGACACCGATGAACTTTAACAAACCTTTCTTGAGTGTTGATATCAAAGATTTCTGGACCAGATGGCATATCACCTTGTCGACCTGGTTGAGAGATTTTGTATTTTCAAGAGTATTGATGCAGGTTATCAGGAAAAAATGGTTTAAAAATAGACTACACAATGCAACCTATGCCTATATGGTCAATATGTTGGTCATGGGTTTTTGGCATGGTCTTAGTGTTAGTTACATTGTCTATGGTTTTTACCATGGTGTCTTGATGGCTGGATTTGAAGTGTATCAAAAGAAAAGCAATTTTTATAAGAAAAATAAAAACAAAAACTGGTATAAGCTACTAAGTTGGTTTGTGACCATGAATTTGGTTATGATTGGTTTCTTTATCTTTTCAGGTGAACCCTATAAAATCTTACTGACGACTTTAAAGAGATAA
- a CDS encoding methionine ABC transporter ATP-binding protein, with amino-acid sequence MSRDIIKLDQIDVTFHQKKRTITAVKDVTIHIQEGDIYGIVGYSGAGKSTLVRVINLLQKPSAGKITIDDDVIFDGKVTLTAEQLRRKRQDIGMIFQHFNLMSQKTAEENVAFALKHSGLSKEEKKAKVAKLLNLVGLADRAENYPSQLSGGQKQRVAIARALANDPKILISDESTSALDPKTTKQILALLQDLNQKLGLTVVLITHEMQIVKDIANRVAVMQDGRLIEEGSVLEIFSDPKQPLTQDFISTATGIDEAMVKIEKQEIVEHLSENSILVQLKYAGASTDEPLLNELYKHYQVTANILYGNIEILDGTPVGELVVVLSGEKAALVGAQDAIRQAGVQLKVLKGGQ; translated from the coding sequence ATGAGTAGAGATATTATCAAGTTAGATCAGATTGATGTGACTTTTCACCAAAAGAAGAGAACCATCACAGCGGTCAAGGATGTGACCATTCACATCCAAGAAGGGGATATCTACGGAATCGTTGGATATTCTGGAGCAGGGAAATCAACCCTTGTACGGGTGATTAACCTCTTGCAAAAACCATCTGCAGGGAAAATTACCATTGACGACGATGTGATTTTTGATGGTAAGGTCACTTTGACGGCGGAGCAGTTACGTCGGAAACGTCAAGATATCGGGATGATTTTCCAACACTTTAATCTGATGAGCCAGAAAACGGCCGAGGAGAATGTGGCCTTTGCCCTTAAACATTCTGGACTCAGCAAGGAAGAAAAGAAAGCTAAGGTAGCTAAGTTGTTGAACTTGGTTGGCTTGGCAGATCGTGCTGAAAACTACCCTTCACAACTATCTGGAGGGCAAAAACAGCGTGTAGCCATTGCACGTGCCTTGGCAAATGATCCGAAAATCTTGATTTCAGATGAGTCAACGTCTGCCCTTGATCCTAAGACAACCAAGCAGATTTTGGCCTTGTTGCAAGATTTGAACCAAAAATTAGGTTTGACGGTTGTTTTGATTACGCATGAAATGCAGATTGTCAAAGACATTGCTAATCGTGTGGCAGTTATGCAGGATGGTCGTTTGATTGAAGAAGGCAGTGTCCTTGAAATCTTCTCAGACCCTAAACAACCTTTGACACAGGACTTTATCTCAACTGCCACAGGTATTGATGAAGCCATGGTCAAGATTGAGAAGCAAGAAATCGTAGAGCACTTGTCTGAGAACAGTATTTTAGTGCAGCTCAAGTATGCGGGGGCTTCGACAGACGAACCACTTTTAAATGAATTGTACAAACATTACCAAGTAACGGCCAATATCCTCTATGGAAATATCGAAATTCTCGATGGCACTCCCGTTGGAGAATTGGTTGTGGTCTTGTCAGGGGAAAAAGCAGCGCTAGTAGGTGCTCAAGATGCCATCCGTCAGGCTGGCGTCCAGCTAAAAGTATTGAAGGGAGGACAGTAA
- a CDS encoding MptD family putative ECF transporter S component: MKKNILTTLLAVVLYFLCLGIGVFLGHLVDQTGNMFYAPAFSALVGGSVYMLLLAKVPRFGAITTLGFFMALFFLASKHGAGAFLPAIACGLAADAIARLGNYKDRIKNTLSFLVFAFSTSGPIFLMWIRPKAYVATLLARGKSQEYIDRIMVAPELDKILLFVSSILLGALIGAVVGQFLSQKIADKL, from the coding sequence ATGAAGAAAAATATCTTAACCACCCTCTTAGCTGTCGTCCTTTATTTCCTCTGTCTAGGGATTGGAGTCTTCCTAGGACACCTGGTCGACCAAACAGGCAATATGTTCTACGCACCTGCCTTTTCTGCCCTTGTCGGTGGCAGTGTCTATATGCTTCTTTTGGCGAAGGTCCCTCGTTTTGGTGCTATCACCACTCTAGGATTTTTTATGGCACTTTTCTTCCTAGCTAGCAAACACGGCGCTGGAGCCTTTCTACCAGCTATCGCCTGCGGTCTTGCAGCAGATGCCATCGCTCGTCTCGGAAACTACAAAGACCGAATCAAAAACACCCTCTCCTTCCTCGTCTTTGCTTTTAGCACAAGTGGTCCTATCTTCCTCATGTGGATCCGTCCCAAAGCTTACGTGGCTACCTTACTTGCGCGTGGGAAATCCCAAGAATACATTGACCGTATCATGGTCGCTCCAGAGTTGGACAAAATCCTTCTCTTTGTTTCAAGCATCCTCCTAGGTGCCTTGATTGGGGCTGTGGTTGGGCAATTTCTAAGTCAAAAAATAGCTGATAAACTATAA